The sequence below is a genomic window from uncultured Stenotrophomonas sp..
GTAACTGGACCCGTCGATCAGGACTAATCTGCTCATGCCGCAATTCTACGCGGCAGGCCAGCCGGCAACGCGCACGGCCAGCGCGCGCAGGCATAATCGGCGCACACCGATGCGAGGAGTTGCCGCGATGAAACACCTGTTGCTGATCCCGTTGCTGGCCTTGGCCGGCTGCGCCACCACCGGTGGCAACGCCGACGCTCCGCCGGTCGACGTCAGCGGCGCCGACATCGCCCGCAAGGTGATGGACAACGGCGACACCATCGAGGAATACCGCGTCGGCGGCCAGCTGCGCATGGTCAAGGTGACGCCGGCGCGCGGCGCGCCGTTCTATCTCTACGACCGCAATGGCGACGGCCGCATGGACAACGACAAGGACCGCGTTTCGCCGGTGTACTGGAAGCTTTACAGCTGGTGAGTGTGAAGGCGGTGCCGTCACTCCGGTTTGCGGGGACAGCGGCGAGGATGGAACGCTCCTTGCCTATGGAGGTGGCCTTCGCCTTCCCCCTCCCTGATGAACAACCCGGAACGCCGCACGCCCCACACCCCCGCAAACCCGCGTGAAAGCCTCACCCCGCAACAGCAGCAGGCTGTGGAGACACTGGAGTTCTTCGGCTGGCACCTGAAGTTCGTGCGCCGGCCGCTGTTCCGCGACCCGATCCCGGTGCTGTTCGAGCGCGCCGGCACGCGCTACGTCGTGGTGCTGCCCGACGGCACCCTGGACGAATCGCAGACGTTGAAGCTGCGCGACTGAACGCACGGCGCGCGACGGCCGAGCGGTGGCACCGGCCGCCTTGCACCTTTCGACATGCCGG
It includes:
- a CDS encoding conserved exported hypothetical protein (Evidence 4 : Homologs of previously reported genes of unknown function) encodes the protein MKHLLLIPLLALAGCATTGGNADAPPVDVSGADIARKVMDNGDTIEEYRVGGQLRMVKVTPARGAPFYLYDRNGDGRMDNDKDRVSPVYWKLYSW
- a CDS encoding hypothetical protein (Evidence 5 : No homology to any previously reported sequences), with product MNNPERRTPHTPANPRESLTPQQQQAVETLEFFGWHLKFVRRPLFRDPIPVLFERAGTRYVVVLPDGTLDESQTLKLRD